From Medicago truncatula cultivar Jemalong A17 chromosome 7, MtrunA17r5.0-ANR, whole genome shotgun sequence, a single genomic window includes:
- the LOC25497690 gene encoding histone-lysine N-methyltransferase ATX2 isoform X1 has protein sequence MALPPQPESNNGGIVANATEETDGTPIRYLPLDHLYSATSPCSGSSNVMSKKVKARKLSNNNNEDSEIQFSNGEIDDSPIEIEKTLSKMTLFSVEDYPKPPLLFVYTRRRRKRSSIEVDCERTVLKRRRIGSNELERLGIDLNLIGKIDDGPGLRKCRNQIGNFSENCDSVAKNSKLVPESYTLKRWVGLSFDDANPEAFVGLKCKVYWPMDLKSYTGLVKSYDREAKIHHIEYDDGEEENLILSNENVKYHVSRNDMERLKLSYAKVHDNNVSDYNVEEMLALAASMNDCQDFEPGDIVWAKLTGYAMWPAVVLDESLASSCKGLKTFIGGRSVPVQFFGTHDFARVRVQQVKSFLSGLLTDLHSKCKKPSFIEGLEEAKRYLSAQKLPLGMIELRKRYDCNNVSGEDGGCSDSGEDYVSDKGAWAALQKIDTFPYEVGDLQILNLGKIVGDSTAFRDGRSIWPEGYTAVRKFTSVTDPEVSVPYKMEVLRDPESRFRPLFRVTVDGGEQFNGYKPSTCWNQVYERIKKLKKAVSEGSVVDSVVESGYESGSDMFGFSNPEVAKLIKGLSKSKVSLKKSSCKSGSRLPVGYRQVHINWFDLDKCNVCHMDEEYENNLFLQCDKCRMMVHARCYGEHEPVNGVLWLCNLCRSGAPPPPCCLCPLIGGAMKPTTDGRWAHLACAMWIPETCLADVKRMEPIDGLRRISKDRWKLLCSICGVSYGACIQCSNNSCRVAYHPLCARAAGLCVELENEDRLYLLSVDDDEDQCIRLLSFCKKHRQPSHDHSVADERVQVIGQCSDYEPPPNPSGCARSEPYDYFGRRGRKEPEALAASSLKRLFVENQPYLVGGYCQHGLLNDSEPSGRGVCSKFFCSEQRLRTSMVDAADSILTVAEKYKYMSETFRKQLAFGKSRIHGFGIFAKHPYKGGDMVIEYTGELVRPPIADRRERFIYNSLVGAGTYMFRIDDERVIDATRAGSIAHLINHSCAPNCYSRVISVNGDEHIIIFAKRDIKQWEELTYDYRFFSIDERLSCYCGFPKCRGVVNDTEAEERAGTRYAPRSELVDWKGE, from the exons atggcGCTTCCTCCACAACCCGAATCCAACAATGGAGGAATTGTCGCCAACGCCACCGAAGAAACCGACGGAACTCCCATTCGTTACCTTCCTCTCGATCATCTCTACTCCGCTACGTCACCTTGTAGCGGTTCATCCAATGTCATGTCCAAAAAAGTTAAAGCACGAAAActctccaacaacaacaacgaagaCAGCGAGATTCAGTTCAGTAATGGTGAAATCGATGATTCCccgattgaaattgaaaaaacctTGTCGAAGATGACGTTGTTTTCTGTGGAGGATTATCCTAAACCGCCGCTTTTGTTTGTTTACACGCGCCGGAGACGGAAGAGAAGTTCAATTGAGGTTGATTGTGAGAGGACGGTGTTGAAGAGGAGGAGAATTGGGAGTAATGAGTTGGAGAGATTAGggattgatttgaatttgattggGAAAATTGATGATGGTCCTGGATTGAGAAAATGTCGAAATCAAATTGGGAATTTTTCTGAGAATTGTGATTCTGTTGCTAAGAATTCAAAGTTGGTGCCTGAATCTTACACATTGAAGAGATGGGTCGG GTTGAGTTTTGATGATGCCAATCCGGAGGCTTTTGTTGGTTTGAAATGCAAG gTTTACTGGCCCATGGATTTAAAATCATACACTGGCCTTGTCAAAAGTTACGACAGAGAAGCTAAGATACATCAT ATCGAGTATGATGATGGAGAAGAGGAAAATTTAATTCTTTCAAATGAAAATGTAAAATACCATGTTTCCCGTAATGACATGGAACGTTTAAAATTGAGTTACGCCAAAGTTCATGACAATAATGTCTCTGATTATAATGTTGAAGAGATGCTCGCACTGGCTGCAAGTATGAATGATTGTCAAGACTTTGAGCCCGGGGATATAGTATGGGCTAAGCTTACAG GTTATGCTATGTGGCCAGCAGTTGTTCTGGATGAATCACTTGCTAGCAGCTGTAAGGGTTTAAAAACGTTCATAGGGGGGAGATCAGTTCCTGTCCAATTTTTTGGCACCCATGACTTTGCAAG AGTTCGAGTGCAACAGGTGAAATCATTTCTCAGTGGACTTCTAACAGATCTACACTCAAAGTGCAAGAAACCGAGTTTCATTGAAGGTTTAGAAGAGGCAAAAAG GTATCTAAGCGCACAGAAGCTTCCTTTGGGGATGATAGAATTGAGGAAAAGATATGACTGTAACAATGTAAGTGGAGAGGATGGAGGATGTTCAGATTCGGGTGAAGACTATGTAAGTGACAAAGGGGCTTGGGCAGCACTTCAAAAGATCGACACCTTTCCTTATGAAGTGGGAGACTTGCAAATTCTAAACCTTg gaaAAATAGTTGGAGATTCTACAGCTTTTCGGGATGGAAGATCCATCTGGCCTGAAGGGTACACAGCAGTGAGGAAGTTCACTTCAGTTACTG ACCCTGAAGTATCTGTCCCTTACAAGATGGAGGTTTTGAGAGATCCAGAATCCAGATTCAGACCACTATTTAGAGTGACAGTTGATGGTGGTGAGCAG TTCAATGGTTATAAACCATCTACTTGCTGGAATCAAGTATATGAAAGgataaagaaattgaaaaaggcCGTTTCTGAAGGTTCTGTTGTTGACAGCGTGGTAGAAAGTGGCTACGAGTCTGGCTCAGATATGTTTGGTTTCTCCAATCCTGAAGTGGCTAAACTTATAAAG GGATTATCTAAATCCAAAGTCTCTTTGAAGAAATCAAGTTGCAAGTCAGGTTCCAGATTGCCTGTTGGTTATAGGCAGGTTCATATTAATTGGTTTGATCTCGATAAGTGCAATGTGTGTCATATGGATGAG GAGTACGAGAACAATCTCTTTCTGCAGTGCGACAAATGCAGAATGATG GTCCATGCTAGATGCTATGGAGAACATGAACCTGTTAATGGAGTGCTATGGTTATGCAACTTATGTCGTTCGGGTGCTCCTCCCCCACCTTGTTGCTTATGTCCACTCATAG GTGGTGCAATGAAGCCTACAACGGATGGCCGATGGGCTCATTTGGCTTGTGCCATGTGGATACCTG AAACTTGCTTAGCTGATGTCAAGAGAATGGAGCCTATTGATGGTTTGAGGAGAATCAGTAAG GACCGTTGGAAGTTGTTATGCAGCATATGTGGTGTATCTTATGGTGCTTGCATCCAA TGTTCAAACAATTCTTGTCGAGTAGCATATCATCCACTCTGTGCACGTGCAGCTGGTCTTTGTGTTGag CTTGAGAACGAGGATAGGCTCTACCTACTTTCTGTAGATGATGATGAGGATCAGTGCATCCGCTTACTTTCTTTCTGCAAGAAACATAGGCAGCCATCTCATGATCATTCTGTTGCTGATGAACGTGTCCAGGTTATTGGTCAATGTTCAGACTATGAACCACCACCCAATCCATCTGGGTGTGCCCGAAGTG AACCATACGATTACTTTGGTAGGAGAGGCCGAAAAGAACCTGAAGCACTTGCAGCTTCATCGCTGAAACGTTTATTTGTGGAGAATCAACCTTACTTAGTTGGTGGATACTGCCAACATGGATTGTTGAACGACTCAGAGCCTTCTGGTAGAGGCGTCTGCTCAAAATTCTTTTGTAGTGAACAAAGGCTGAGAACCTCTATGGTTGATGCTGCAGACAGCATACTTACTGTTGCCGAGAAATACAAGTACATGAGCGAAACCTTTCGGAAACAGTTGGCGTTTG GGAAATCAAGAATTCATGGATTTGGTATCTTTGCAAAGCATCCATATAAAGGTGGAGACATG GTGATCGAATACACCGGTGAACTTGTTAGACCTCCTATAGCTGACCGGAGAGAGCGTTTTATATACAATTCTTTGgtg GGTGCTGGAACGTATATGTTTCGAATTGATGATGAACGAGTCATTGATGCCACTAGAGCAGGAAGCATtgctcatttaattaatcattcCTGCGCA CCAAATTGCTATTCAAGAGTCATTAGTGTTAACGGCGATGAGCATATTATAATATTTGCCAAGAGGGACATTAAACAATGGGAAGAGCTCACATATGATTATag ATTTTTCTCAATAGATGAGCGGCTTTCTTGTTACTGTGGCTTCCCAAAATGTCGAGGTGTAGTAAATGATACTGAGGCAGAAGAGCGAGCGGGTACCCGATATGCACCACGAAGTGAATTAGTAGATTGGAAAGGAGAATGA
- the LOC25497690 gene encoding histone-lysine N-methyltransferase ATX2 isoform X2 produces the protein MALPPQPESNNGGIVANATEETDGTPIRYLPLDHLYSATSPCSGSSNVMSKKVKARKLSNNNNEDSEIQFSNGEIDDSPIEIEKTLSKMTLFSVEDYPKPPLLFVYTRRRRKRSSIEVDCERTVLKRRRIGSNELERLGIDLNLIGKIDDGPGLRKCRNQIGNFSENCDSVAKNSKLVPESYTLKRWVGLSFDDANPEAFVGLKCKVYWPMDLKSYTGLVKSYDREAKIHHIEYDDGEEENLILSNENVKYHVSRNDMERLKLSYAKVHDNNVSDYNVEEMLALAASMNDCQDFEPGDIVWAKLTGYAMWPAVVLDESLASSCKGLKTFIGGRSVPVQFFGTHDFARVRVQQVKSFLSGLLTDLHSKCKKPSFIEGLEEAKRYLSAQKLPLGMIELRKRYDCNNVSGEDGGCSDSGEDYVSDKGAWAALQKIDTFPYEVGDLQILNLGKIVGDSTAFRDGRSIWPEGYTAVRKFTSVTDPEVSVPYKMEVLRDPESRFRPLFRVTVDGGEQFNGYKPSTCWNQVYERIKKLKKAVSEGSVVDSVVESGYESGSDMFGFSNPEVAKLIKGLSKSKVSLKKSSCKSGSRLPVGYRQVHINWFDLDKCNVCHMDEEYENNLFLQCDKCRMMVHARCYGEHEPVNGVLWLCNLCRSGAPPPPCCLCPLIGGAMKPTTDGRWAHLACAMWIPETCLADVKRMEPIDGLRRISKDRWKLLCSICGVSYGACIQCSNNSCRVAYHPLCARAAGLCVELENEDRLYLLSVDDDEDQCIRLLSFCKKHRQPSHDHSVADERVQVIGQCSDYEPPPNPSGCARSVLLSICDFTSVLVIPCLASTELTFKLYTVVYIKLMTWALKSQLAICGLSL, from the exons atggcGCTTCCTCCACAACCCGAATCCAACAATGGAGGAATTGTCGCCAACGCCACCGAAGAAACCGACGGAACTCCCATTCGTTACCTTCCTCTCGATCATCTCTACTCCGCTACGTCACCTTGTAGCGGTTCATCCAATGTCATGTCCAAAAAAGTTAAAGCACGAAAActctccaacaacaacaacgaagaCAGCGAGATTCAGTTCAGTAATGGTGAAATCGATGATTCCccgattgaaattgaaaaaacctTGTCGAAGATGACGTTGTTTTCTGTGGAGGATTATCCTAAACCGCCGCTTTTGTTTGTTTACACGCGCCGGAGACGGAAGAGAAGTTCAATTGAGGTTGATTGTGAGAGGACGGTGTTGAAGAGGAGGAGAATTGGGAGTAATGAGTTGGAGAGATTAGggattgatttgaatttgattggGAAAATTGATGATGGTCCTGGATTGAGAAAATGTCGAAATCAAATTGGGAATTTTTCTGAGAATTGTGATTCTGTTGCTAAGAATTCAAAGTTGGTGCCTGAATCTTACACATTGAAGAGATGGGTCGG GTTGAGTTTTGATGATGCCAATCCGGAGGCTTTTGTTGGTTTGAAATGCAAG gTTTACTGGCCCATGGATTTAAAATCATACACTGGCCTTGTCAAAAGTTACGACAGAGAAGCTAAGATACATCAT ATCGAGTATGATGATGGAGAAGAGGAAAATTTAATTCTTTCAAATGAAAATGTAAAATACCATGTTTCCCGTAATGACATGGAACGTTTAAAATTGAGTTACGCCAAAGTTCATGACAATAATGTCTCTGATTATAATGTTGAAGAGATGCTCGCACTGGCTGCAAGTATGAATGATTGTCAAGACTTTGAGCCCGGGGATATAGTATGGGCTAAGCTTACAG GTTATGCTATGTGGCCAGCAGTTGTTCTGGATGAATCACTTGCTAGCAGCTGTAAGGGTTTAAAAACGTTCATAGGGGGGAGATCAGTTCCTGTCCAATTTTTTGGCACCCATGACTTTGCAAG AGTTCGAGTGCAACAGGTGAAATCATTTCTCAGTGGACTTCTAACAGATCTACACTCAAAGTGCAAGAAACCGAGTTTCATTGAAGGTTTAGAAGAGGCAAAAAG GTATCTAAGCGCACAGAAGCTTCCTTTGGGGATGATAGAATTGAGGAAAAGATATGACTGTAACAATGTAAGTGGAGAGGATGGAGGATGTTCAGATTCGGGTGAAGACTATGTAAGTGACAAAGGGGCTTGGGCAGCACTTCAAAAGATCGACACCTTTCCTTATGAAGTGGGAGACTTGCAAATTCTAAACCTTg gaaAAATAGTTGGAGATTCTACAGCTTTTCGGGATGGAAGATCCATCTGGCCTGAAGGGTACACAGCAGTGAGGAAGTTCACTTCAGTTACTG ACCCTGAAGTATCTGTCCCTTACAAGATGGAGGTTTTGAGAGATCCAGAATCCAGATTCAGACCACTATTTAGAGTGACAGTTGATGGTGGTGAGCAG TTCAATGGTTATAAACCATCTACTTGCTGGAATCAAGTATATGAAAGgataaagaaattgaaaaaggcCGTTTCTGAAGGTTCTGTTGTTGACAGCGTGGTAGAAAGTGGCTACGAGTCTGGCTCAGATATGTTTGGTTTCTCCAATCCTGAAGTGGCTAAACTTATAAAG GGATTATCTAAATCCAAAGTCTCTTTGAAGAAATCAAGTTGCAAGTCAGGTTCCAGATTGCCTGTTGGTTATAGGCAGGTTCATATTAATTGGTTTGATCTCGATAAGTGCAATGTGTGTCATATGGATGAG GAGTACGAGAACAATCTCTTTCTGCAGTGCGACAAATGCAGAATGATG GTCCATGCTAGATGCTATGGAGAACATGAACCTGTTAATGGAGTGCTATGGTTATGCAACTTATGTCGTTCGGGTGCTCCTCCCCCACCTTGTTGCTTATGTCCACTCATAG GTGGTGCAATGAAGCCTACAACGGATGGCCGATGGGCTCATTTGGCTTGTGCCATGTGGATACCTG AAACTTGCTTAGCTGATGTCAAGAGAATGGAGCCTATTGATGGTTTGAGGAGAATCAGTAAG GACCGTTGGAAGTTGTTATGCAGCATATGTGGTGTATCTTATGGTGCTTGCATCCAA TGTTCAAACAATTCTTGTCGAGTAGCATATCATCCACTCTGTGCACGTGCAGCTGGTCTTTGTGTTGag CTTGAGAACGAGGATAGGCTCTACCTACTTTCTGTAGATGATGATGAGGATCAGTGCATCCGCTTACTTTCTTTCTGCAAGAAACATAGGCAGCCATCTCATGATCATTCTGTTGCTGATGAACGTGTCCAGGTTATTGGTCAATGTTCAGACTATGAACCACCACCCAATCCATCTGGGTGTGCCCGAAGTG TTCTACTGTCTATCTGTGACTTCACGTCAGTTTTAGTTATTCCTTGTTTAGCATCAACTGAATTGACTTTCAAATTATATACTGTGGTCTACATCAAACTAATGACCTGGGCCCTCAAATCACAGCTTGCAATTTGTGGTCTTTCACTTTAG